A single Anopheles arabiensis isolate DONGOLA chromosome 2, AaraD3, whole genome shotgun sequence DNA region contains:
- the LOC120898568 gene encoding b(0,+)-type amino acid transporter 1-like: MTVAASEPKTGGGGGLKREMGLMSAINVIISVMIGSGIFVSPTAALRYSGSVGFCLVVWTVCGGISLLGALCFAELGTVVPRSGAEYAYLIEAFKKSHSFWGPLPSFICAWVYVMILRPAEIAVIILTFAEYSILPFRHLLGLEYMAADDLHLLIKLIGILGLGVITYINLSSVKLYVTINNVFGFCKVFACLVVIFGGVYQLAIGNTENLAGGFEGTNTSPGHIALAFYNGLWAYDGWSSVTTITEEIKKPEVNIPRSIMIAVPIITGLYVFMNLAYMTVLSMGEMIASEAVGIDFGDRALGSFSFLIPLGVALATFGCALSIQFGVTRLCYVASQEGQMLEPLSYIHVRRATPAPAVAMQGILALAFILVGNIETLIEFASFLIWFFYGAAVVALLALRRTQPDVHRPYKVPLIVPYITLAVSIFLSIVPVISDPSPKYLFAVAFILSGVLVYTPFVYYKVRPRWINKLTFLIQVLFEVVPSSSKLD; encoded by the exons atgACGGTCGCAGCATCAGAACCGAAGacgggcggtggtggcggtctGAAGCGCGAGATGGGCCTCATGTCGGCGATTAACGTGATCATCAGTGTGATGATCGGTTCCGGCATCTTCGTGTCACCGACCGCGGCCCTGCGCTACTCCGGCAGCGTCGGCTTCTGTCTGGTCGTGTGGACCGTCTGTGGTGGAATCTCGCTGCTCGGAGCGCTGTGCTTCGCAGAGCTCGGTACGGTCGTGCCACGGTCCGGTGCCGAATATGCCTATCTAATCGAGGCATTCAAAAAGTCGCACTCCTTCTGGGGCCCGCTGCCGTCCTTCATATGTGCGTGGGTGTACGTGATGATCCTGCGGCCGGCCGAGATTGCCGTCATCATACTGACGTTCGCCGAGTACTCGATACTGCCCTTCCGGCATCTGCTCGGGCTGGAGTACATGGCGGCGGACGATCTGCATCTGCTTATCAAGCTGATAGGCATCTTGGGGTTAG GCGTTATCACGTACATCAATCTCAGCAGCGTGAAGCTGTACGTCACCATCAACAACGTGTTCGGGTTCTGCAAGGTGTTCGCCTGTCTGGTGGTCATCTTTGGCGGCGTGTACCAGCTGGCGATTGGCAATACGGAAAATTTGGCCGGCGGGTTCGAGGGCACCAACACCAGCCCGGGCCACATCGCGCTCGCCTTCTACAATGGGCTGTGGGCGTACGACGGCTGGTCAAGCGTGACGACCATCACGGAGGAGATCAAGAAGCCGGAGGT GAACATTCCCCGCTCGATCATGATCGCCGTACCGATCATCACCGGACTGTACGTGTTCATGAACCTGGCCTACATGACCGTCCTCTCGATGGGTGAGATGATCGCCTCGGAAGCGGTCGGTATCGATTTCGGCGACCGTGCGCTCGGTTCGTTTTCGTTTCTGATTCCGCTCGGCGTTGCGCTGGCTACGTTCGGTTGCGCCCTCAGTATTCAGTTTGGCGTGACGCGTCTCTGCTACGTTGCCAGCCAGGAGGGACAGATGCTGGAACCGCTCTCATACATTCACGTGCGCCGTGCTACACCCGCTCCGGCCGTCGCAATGCAGGGTATACTGGCGCTCGCCTTCATACTGGTCGGCAACATTGAGACGCTGATCGAGTTCGCGTCGTTTCTGATCTGGTTCTTTTACGGGGCAGCCGTCGTTGCGCTGCTGGCCCTGCGCCGCACCCAGCCGGACGTGCACCGGCCGTACAAGGTGCCGCTGATCGTGCCGTACATTACGCTGGCGGTGTCGATCTTCCTCTCGATCGTGCCGGTGATTAGTGATCCGTCGCCGAAGTACCTGTTTGCGGTGGCGTTCATCCTGAGCGGTGTGCTGGTTTACACACCGTTCGTGTACTACAAAGTGCGACCCAGATGGATCA ACAAACTCACCTTTCTCATTCAAGTGCTCTTCGAAGTTGTTCCATCATCTAGCAAGTTAGACTAG